CATATACATCTATCTTTATAAAGACTGAGCGAAACGAATATCTGTTTCTAAATTTTTTAGTATTTATGATTTGATTCGTTTTTTAAAGATATTAATTTTTGTATTTGTTTTGCCATGAATATTTTTGGATATTCAAATTTTTTGGATCAAATTGAAACGAATAACAAATATAGTAAAATATAACATATTGAATTTCCAGCCCTAGTTATGGGTAAATTTGTCTCCTATTAGTGACAGTTGGCAGGTGATCCAATAATGGAATTTTATTTAGACCTTTAGCTTTAGGCAATAATTTTGCTACATTTATTTAAATAGTAACGTCAAATGATTTATTTCCATTACAAACAACACAATATTAGAGGGACCACCATATTAATAGACAATGAAATCAAAAGTCAAGTCTTCGCAAATGTCCTTATTTTTGTCTGACGTGGCTTATTTTTTCGTGTTCACACATAGACATACTTTTAATATGTCAATCAAATTAATAATAAAAAATGTATACACTTTGGCTCGACGAGATTTGATTCTATAAGAGACGCCTGACTCAGTCATCGTCTCCTTCTCGGAAATCTTTAAAAGTCTCTGCTTCATCTTCTTGGAAACTCTCAGCCGCAGATTTTTCACACATTTTTACCAAAAATAAGATTTTTCACTCATGCCCTAGATTTTTTCTTCTTCCTGGGTCTTGTTGAAACTTTTCTCAAGGTGAAGAGTTTGTCTCGGGATGGCTTCCCCCAAGGAGAACGATGATGTTCCCATGCTTCCAATCTCGGACACATCTCGTACTAGGCCTTTCACTTCCAGGTCTCGTAGCGTTTCCCTCTCAAACACTTGTTCCACCATTGACGGTTTCGACAGCTCCACTGTGGTTTTAGGCTACACGGGTCCTCTTCGAGCCCAGAGACGACCTCCTTTAGTTCAAATGAGTGGTCCTCTTTCCTCTACTCGCAATCCTGAGCCTCTCTTTCTTCTTCCCCCTCCTGATTCAGTTGGTATCTCCTCGTCACAGCCTGAGAGGTATCCTTCTTTTGCTACTCTGGAACATAAAAAGTCAGACGACGAGTTCGTCTTAAAACACGCAAATCTCTTGAGATCTGGACAGTTAGGTATGTGTAATGATCCTTACTGTACCACTTGTCCTTCTTATTACAACCGTAAAGCTGCCCAAATCCCCAGTTCCAGAGTTTCTGCCTTCTTTGACTCCAAGGTATCTTGTTTTGATTTCCTTACTCAACAAATCACAAAAACAGCTTTGAGGATCAAGTAAATGTAGCTGAAACCGAGTCTTTTCTTTATCTTACTAGTTCCATAATGCTCTGTATGATGATGCTAAAGGCTGGGCTAGGCGGTTTGCTACAACTGCTAATAGATACTTACCAGGAATCATGAATCCTCACTCTAAATTCGTTCAGAGCTGGACTAAGTTCTTTGCCCTCTCATGCTTGTTGGCTATTTTCATAGATCCTCTCTTCTTCTTTCTCATATTCGTCAAACAGGTATGTTTTTTCTCTCCATATTTTGCTTCTCATGTTTTGTATTCTTGCGTTTACAACAGTCTTTGGCACTGCAGAACGACAAATGCATTATGATTGATTGGCCGATGGCTAAAGCATTTGTAGCTGTTAGAAGTGTAACAGATATTTTATTCTCTGTAAACATTCTGCTTCAGGTGTGTTTCCTTTTTGCTTATGTTACCTTGTAACTTATAAGAGAGCATGTTGGCCTCAAATGCTTTGTTATTTCATATATTGTTGCAGTTCCGATTGGCCTATGTAGCTCCCGAGTCTACAGTTGTTGGTGCTGGCCAGTTAGTTGCTCATCCAAGAAAAATTGCTCGGCATTACTTCCGAGGAAAGTTTTTACTAGACTTGTTCATAGTAATGCCACTTCCACAGGTATCATAACGTTAGAGTCCAACTTCTAAGTAGAAGTAATTAGTATATGTTCATTTACTGTAGATATTTTTTTTTTACAGATATTGATATTATGGATAATACCAGCACATTTAGGTGCATCTGGGGCAAACTACGCAAAGAACTTGTTACGCGCTGCAGTTCTTTTCCAGTACATTCCGAAGTTGTATAGACTACTACCACTTCTTGCTGGCCAAACACCTACAGGCTTCATATTTGAGTCTGCTTGGGCTAATTTTGTTATTAATCTTCTCACCTTTATGCTTGCTGGTCATGTTGTTGGCTCTTGCTGGTATCTTTTTGGTCTGCAGGTATGGCAAAAGTCTCAAACCTGTATCAGTCATTTAGATATAAAATCATTTATGTTGCTTACATTACCTCTCTTGTCCTAACCAATAAAAGATGTATAGATATGTAGTGGCTTATTGATTCTTCTCATTGCCTGCCTCCCTTTTCTCTTTTGTATCTTTCAGAGAGTTAACCAATGCCTACGAGATGCTTGCGGTAACTCTGATCATGAATGTAGAAATCTTATAGATTGTGGTCGTGGAGATAGCTCTGAAGCGTTTGCTGCATGGAAAGGTAATGCAAGTGCAAGTGCTTGTTTTCAAGATGGTGGTTTTCCTTATGGAATCTATATGAAGGCAGTCAATCTCACCAGTCATACTAGCCTCTTCACAAGATATAGTTACTCTCTTTTCTGGGGTTTTCAGGTAATTCAGTTTATTACACAACTGTTCAAATAGTTTACATTGGATGGCACATGTGGAACTCTTAATGAATGTACATTGTTTACATCTCTGAAAAGCAAATCAGCACGCTTGCTGGAAACCAAGTCCCAAGTTACTTTCTTGGGGAGGTCTTCTTTACCATGGGGATTATCGGTCTGGGGCTATTGCTTTTTGCGCTTCTTATTGGTAATATGCAGAACTTCCTTCAAGCTCTTGGTCGAAGGTAAGTAACTACCGTATCACATAAGAAGATATCTCAAAGGCATGGTGGGTGGTTTCTAAATAATAAAGTACTCCCCGGTTATTGTGTTTTGTCCATCGTAGGAATCTTGAAATGACGCTGAGACGGCGTGATGTGGAGCAATGGATGAGCCATAGGAGGTTGCCAGAAGGTATAAGAAAGTATGTGGACTATGCCTCTTAAAACTTGCTTCTCAAGTTGAAGATTTGCATTGTCTTAGGTTATGTGATGTCACTATAAAGCTAAGTGAATAGTTGTTTCTACATTTTTAGGAGGGTGCGAGAGGCTGAGCGGTTCAACTGGGCTGCTACTAGAGGAGTTAACGAAGAATTGCTATTTGAGAATATGCCTGATGACCTTCAAAGAGATATAAGACGACACCTCTTCATTTTTCTCAAGAAGGTTAAACATCAAAGTCTATTTCCCTCGGTGTTGGTTCTGTTTTGTCTGAAACTTGTGTGGATTGAAAATGTTGGTGGGTTTGCAGGTGAGGATATTTTCTTTGATGGATGAATCAATCTTAGATGCCATCCGTGAGAGGCTGAAACAGAGGACATACATAAGTAGTAGCACGGTCTTGCACCGTGGAGGTCTAGTTGAGAAAATGGTATTTATAGTGAGAGGTGAGATGGAGAGCATTGGTGAAGACGGTTCTGTTCTTCCTTTATCAGAAGGAGACGTTTGTGGTGAGGAGCTCCTCACTTGGTGCCTTGAACGATCTTCTGTTAATCCTGGTACATCTCTTGTTGACTCTATGTGCTCACAACTCTCAATGTTTTGGGCTAAAAAACTTGAAACATTACATCCTTGTAGAGTCTATATGCTCATAATTCTCAATGTTTTGGGTTATAAACTTGAAACATTACACTGCATTTTGTAACTAATCAGTATGCTTTGGAACCTGCAGATGGGACGAGGATAAGAATTCCATCAAAGGGATTGCTAAGCTACAGAAATGTTAGGTGTGTGACAAACGTGGAGGCGTTTTCCCTGAGTGTAGCAGATCTTGAAGACGTAACAAGCTTGTTCTCGAGGTTCTTAAGGAATCCTAGAGTGCAAGGAGCCATTAGGTATGAATCTCCATATTGGAGGCTACGAGCAGCTAGGCAGATTCAAGTGGCATGGAGATACCGAAGGAGACGGCTTCAGAGATTGTACACTGCTCAGTCTAGTTACAGCCTTTAGATTGTGCTCTTCATTCTTGATGATGAGGTAAGCTTGGTGCTTGTTACATTGGTGATGCTACTATATTATATGATAGCTTAATGCTTCACTTGAATTCATATTGTAAAATGTAGTTGCTTTAATAAGATCATTTTCACGTAGTTTTATATT
This sequence is a window from Brassica oleracea var. oleracea cultivar TO1000 chromosome C1, BOL, whole genome shotgun sequence. Protein-coding genes within it:
- the LOC106344554 gene encoding probable cyclic nucleotide-gated ion channel 20, chloroplastic, which codes for MASPKENDDVPMLPISDTSRTRPFTSRSRSVSLSNTCSTIDGFDSSTVVLGYTGPLRAQRRPPLVQMSGPLSSTRNPEPLFLLPPPDSVGISSSQPERYPSFATLEHKKSDDEFVLKHANLLRSGQLGMCNDPYCTTCPSYYNRKAAQIPSSRVSAFFDSKFHNALYDDAKGWARRFATTANRYLPGIMNPHSKFVQSWTKFFALSCLLAIFIDPLFFFLIFVKQNDKCIMIDWPMAKAFVAVRSVTDILFSVNILLQFRLAYVAPESTVVGAGQLVAHPRKIARHYFRGKFLLDLFIVMPLPQILILWIIPAHLGASGANYAKNLLRAAVLFQYIPKLYRLLPLLAGQTPTGFIFESAWANFVINLLTFMLAGHVVGSCWYLFGLQRVNQCLRDACGNSDHECRNLIDCGRGDSSEAFAAWKGNASASACFQDGGFPYGIYMKAVNLTSHTSLFTRYSYSLFWGFQQISTLAGNQVPSYFLGEVFFTMGIIGLGLLLFALLIGNMQNFLQALGRRNLEMTLRRRDVEQWMSHRRLPEGIRKRVREAERFNWAATRGVNEELLFENMPDDLQRDIRRHLFIFLKKVRIFSLMDESILDAIRERLKQRTYISSSTVLHRGGLVEKMVFIVRGEMESIGEDGSVLPLSEGDVCGEELLTWCLERSSVNPDGTRIRIPSKGLLSYRNVRCVTNVEAFSLSVADLEDVTSLFSRFLRNPRVQGAIRYESPYWRLRAARQIQVAWRYRRRRLQRLYTAQSSYSL